Proteins from one Phalacrocorax carbo chromosome 19, bPhaCar2.1, whole genome shotgun sequence genomic window:
- the LOC135316463 gene encoding proline-rich protein 22-like: protein MARPPLGLPPRGSRAAPAPRLLHTFVLPETFSPPGSANLCPLPAQEQPFPAAWAPPPAVATHAPQAPPAGLQRPPRGCFFDPRAFHMQRTTTSLLPRATATLAHGAASLPGAGLWGPGGCATCLAWAAPRTPHGQPQHHAPYQEQRRVVAPASPVQPPSSSGLQHAEGTAAPSACNMPPGTNVPTSPSAATHNQGLGDPAAGLGVSDKELLEEALRLLGCSLDAEGLSQGGPSSGPMPGDPGGTCAEAGAVATASPISPTAIPAYEHAEGQPAHTNIAVSGTPAGAHPGTNIPLGTHVHTSPSAAPHNQPLGDPAADLALPDEVPLHEALRFFGCSMDESGISPEGPSSGPMPGDPGAASAGIPPCDLASLALPEELLSPDYSVPETADATLSLEEFVQSIGLELQEPWGDAGRELPGPQPAMAGARGKKRGKSPLPKAASKRRALAGSTRVAGRD from the exons ATGGCGCGGCCACCACTGGGGCTCCCACCGCGCGGCTCCCgtgccgccccggcaccccggctccTCCACACTTTTGTACTCCCCgaaaccttctccccaccag gctcagccaacctgtgcccactgcccgcgcaggagcagcccttccccgcagcctgggcacccccaccGGCGGTGGCAACCCACGCCccacaggcaccaccagcag ggctgcagaggcctccACGGGGCTGCTTCTTCGACCCGCGGGCGTTCCACATGCAGCGCACAACCACCAGCCTGCTTCCACGGGCCACCGCCACGCTCGCCCACGGTGCCGCTTCTCTGCCGGGTGCTGGCCTCtggggccccgggggctgcgcgacctgcctggcctgggcagccccacgcacccccCACGGCCAACCCCAACACCACGCCCCCTaccaagagcagaggagagtggtggccccagcctccccggtgCAGCCGCCGTCCAGCTCTGGCCTCCAGCACGCTGAAGGCACGGCTGCACCCTCGGCATGCAACATGCCACCAGGCACCAacgtccccaccagcccctctgctgccacccacaaccaaggtcttggggacccagctgctggccttggAGTCTCTGACAAGGAGCTTCTTGAAGAGGCCCTAAGGCTCCTTGGTTGCTCCCTGGATGCggaggggctcagccagggagggcccagcagcggccccatgcctggggaccccgGTGGCACCTGCGCAGAGGCTGGAGCGGTGGCCACAGCCTCCCCGATCTCGCCGACGGCCATCCCCGCCTATGAGCACGCCGaggggcagccagcacacaccaACATCGCTGTCAGCGGCACCCCCGCGGGGGCACACCCGGGCACCAACATCCCCCTGGGCACCCACGTccacaccagcccctctgctgctccccacaaccAGCCGCTGGGAGACCCGGCCGCTGACCTTGCGCTGCCCGATGAGGTGCCTCTCCACGAGGCCCTCAGGTTCTTTGGCTGCTCCATGGACGAGTCGGGGATCAGCCCGGAGggtcccagcagcggccccatgcctggggacccTGGTGCCGCCAGCGCAGGCATCCCCCCCTGCGACCTCGCCTCACTCGCTCTGCccgaggagctgctcagccctgactaCAGCGTCCCTGAGACCGCCGACGCCACCCTGAGCCTGGAAGAGTTTGTCCAGAGCAtcgggctggagctgcaggagccgtggggggatgcggggagggagctgccagggccccagcctgccatggcaggggcacGGGGCAAGAAGCGGGGGAAGAGCCCCTTGCCAAAGGCCGCCAGCAagcgcagggctctggcaggcagcacgcgGGTGGCAGGGCGGGATTAG